TTCGGCCTGAGCGCGCCGTGGGCCATGGCTACGGGCGGCGCCACGGCCTTTGTCATTCGTGCTTGCGTGATCATCATGAAGACAATTCAGCCCAAACTACTGGTTCCGTTCCGGAGAAAACCAAAGGACGACACATGAGACGACTGGATCTGCACGTAAGAGAAGGGGAAGCCTACGAGACCGCCATGCGTGCGATCCGAGCGGCTGAACCGATCGATTATGTCGTCATCCCGCTGGAGCAGCAGGATCGGCGTTTCGTGTCCGTCTTCCTGCGCGACGGGACACGCCAGACCCTGGTCGACAATCTCCAGGCCTGTCTGGAAGACGAACGCGACTGGCGGCTTTCGATTGTCGAGATCGACGCGACGCTTCCCGATATCCCGGAAGACAAGGACTTGAAGAAACGGCGCGCCTCTCAGCGCAAGATGGCGCTGCGTGAGGAAATCTATCAGGACGTCACGCGGGACGCGAAACTTGATCGCGACTTCCTGATCTTCGTCGTGCTCTCGACCATTGTGGCTGCGATCGGGTTGCACTCCAACAGCGTCGCCGGTGTGATCGGCGCCATGGTGATCGCGCCTTTGCTCGGGCCGATTCTCGGCTTTTCGCTTGGCGCTGCGCTTGGGGATCGCAAGCTCTTGTTTGGTGCGGCTCAGACGCTGGGGATTGGCGTCGCGCTGGCATTGGCCTGTTCGATCCTGATCTCCTTCATGATCCCGGTCGACTTTTCCAGCCGGGAGTTGATGTCGCGTGCTGAGGTGCGGCTGGATGGCGTGGCCCTGGCCATCGCGGCGGGTGCCGCAGCAGCCTTGTCGCTCACGCGCGGAGCGAATGCGACCCTGGTCGGCGTCATGGTGGCGGCGGCGCTTCTCCCTCCCGGCGCGGCGGTCGGTTTGTTCCTCGGGACCGGTGAGTTTGCATTCGCCTCGCGGGCGGCCTTGCTGCTCAGCCTCAATGTCGCCAGCCTTGTGCTTTCGGCTCTGGTTGTGTTCCGTTTACGGGATATCCGACCCAGAACCTGGCTTGCCCGAAAGGGTGCCGATCGCGCGGTCGCGATCAACATGGCGCTCTCGGCCTTGCTTCTGGTCATCGCCATTGTCCTGATTTTGGTGCTGGATCTGGGCGCAACCGTCTCGATCGGTTAGGATCGTCGCGAAAAGGGAGGACGACATGGCCAAAGCCGAGAACAAGACCAAGCCAACCGAAGTGGATCCGAAAGACTTCGTGGCCGCAGTGGAGTCAGACAAGAAACGCGCAGATGCGGAAATCCTTTTAGGTTTTTTTGAGCGCGTCACGGGGCTCAAGCCGAAAATGTGGGGGCCGAGCCTGATTGGCTATGGGCGCTATCACTACAAGTATGAAACTGGCCGCGAAGGCGACATGCTGATGACCGGGTTCAGCCCGCGCAAGGCCAATCTGGTCTTTTATATCATGCCTGGCTACCGCTCTGATGCGATGCAGGACAAACTTGCACGATTGGGCAAACACAAGCTCGGCAAGTCGTGCCTTTATGTGAACAAGCTGGCCGATATCGACATGGACGTCCTGGAAGAGATCGTGCGCGATGGTGTCGATTACATGCGCGAGAATTACGAGACCTGGGACGCGTGAGCCTGGAAACCATCGTTTCCTATTGGGGGGTGCCGAGCAAAACAGACAGCGAGCGTTATGGACGCGTGATCGAAGCGCTGGCGAAAGCTCAAGGCGGCGCGAGATTCACGCCGCATATCTCACTCGGTTCGCTGGAGCAGCATGACCCTGAAATGGATGATGTGCTCGCCGAGTTGAAAGATCTTACCGTCCATCCAAGGGGGCTTGGGCGCTCTGATGTGTTCACCACGTCGCTCTTTGTCGATCTGGCTCAGAGTGCGCAGCTGGACCTGGCGCGGGCGCGTCTGGCGCGTCGAGACGGATTTCGGTCCAGTCGAACCTTCTCGCCGCATATCAGCCTTTGTTACGGGCCGCCGGTGAACGAGGAGGCGGTTGCAGCGGATATTCAGGCCTTGCTTTCGACGCCCGTCAAAATCGATCGTGTCCAAGCGGTAGAGATTGCGATCCCGGTGACGACTTATGCCCAGGTGGCGGCCTGGGCGCCGATCGAAACCTTTGTGATCTGAACTCTAGCGCCCGCGAGCCGCCTCGATTTTCTTGGCAAACCCGGAAGCGCCGAGACAGCGAACCGACAAAGTGCCAATCGCCGTGTGAACGTCCAGCACCGGGGTGCCGACACTGTTACGGACCTCGACCCCTGTAATCCCGCGTAACGGAATGAACACGCCGAGCGATTCCGGGTCTTTGAACACCGCTCTGTTCAGAGTGTTGGGGTGAAACTCGACACAGTCATCAGTCAGGTAAAGCATGCCACCAATCCAGTGCCCGCCCATCACCATTTTTGAGGCTTTTGATCCCATACGCCCGCCGGCGCCAACCAGTCGGCTGGTGCGATCACCGAGCTCGGCATCCTTCAAAAGCGCTGTGGCAAGCTTCTTGGCGATGATATTGTCCGGGGGCGACATGAGCCATTCTCCACATCTTTCAGGCAGTTAATACCGCTCATTCGCGTTTGGCCAGAGGCCGATTTGTCTGAACGCACGCCTCAGGCGTCGCGCGCCCAGTTGATCCTGGCGATGAACTCGTCAGCGCCGAGGCAACGAATGGATAGCGTCTCGGCTGGGGTTTCCAGGTCGATGATCGGCGCGACGGCGCCGAACCGTTTGCGGACGCTCGTCAGCTCCGACCAGGGTATGTGAATTCTGAGATCGTCCATGTTCTTGAAGAAGGGCTGGTTCAGTCTGGACGGCTGAAATTCAAACCCGGTGGACTTTATGAGCGCCTTGCCTGAAATCCACTGACCGCCAATCATCTGCTTTGACAGCTTGGCGCTGATCTGACCGTCCAGGCCCAGGATCATCTTGGACAGGCGTCCCATTTTCGCGCCGTCTAGCAAGGCGCTGACATTTTTCCGGGCGAGGACTGGTTCCGGGTCGGTCACACTAAATATCCTCGATCTGGTCGGACCTTGCTAGCCGAGCTTCTGCGCCGCCGATTCCGCGAAATAGGTGATAATCCCGCTCGCCCCTGCGCGCTTGAAGCTGAGCAGGGTCTCCAGCATCACGCGTTCGCCATCGATCCAGCCATTCTGGGCGGCGGCCTGGATCATCGCATATTCGCCAGACACCTGGAACGCGAAGGTCGGCACGGCGAACGTTTCTGACACACGGCGCACGATGTCGAGATAGGGCAGGCCGGGTTTGACCATCACCATGTCGGCCCCTTCCTGAAGGTCCATGGCGACCTCGCGCAAGGCTTCTTCGGTGTTGGCCGGATCCTGCTGATAGGTCTTCTTGTCACCGATCAGAGCCGTGGCAGAGCCAATCGCCTCGCGATAGGGGCCATAGAAACCGCTCGCATATTTGGCGGCATAGGACAGGATCATCGTATTGGTGAAGCCGTTCTCTTCCAGCGCTGAGCGGATCGCCCCGATGCGGCCATCCATCATGTCTGACGGCGCGACGACATCCGCCCCGGCCTCAGCTTGAACGAGCGCCTGCTCGAGGAGCACGGCGGTCGTCTCGTCGTTCAGGACGTAACCCGCTTCGTCGATTAGGCCGTCATGTCCGTGACTGGTGAACGGATCGAGGGCGACATCGCAAATGATCCCGACCTCGGGCGCTGCGTCCTTCATTGCCTTGATCACCGTCGGAATGAGACCGTCCGGATTGAGGCTCTCGCTGCCATCTTCGTCTTTGCGCGCCGGATTGATGTGCGGGAAAATCGCAATCGCCGGAATGCCGAGCTTGGCGGCGCGCTTGGCGGCGGCTGCCGCCTCAGTCACATTGAACCGTTCCGTCCCGGGCATAGCGTCAACCGGAATGCGGGGCTCGTCTCCATCATGCACGACCATGGACCAGATCAGGTCCGAGGGCGTGAGTGTGTGTTCTGCGGTCAGGTCGCGAATCCAGCTCGACTGGCGCAGGCGGCGCAGGCGCGTGGCCGGGAAGGATTGTGGAAATGAAGTCGTCATGCCTTGGCGATAAACGTCTCGCTGATCCGGATCAACGCCTGATGCCTATCAAACTGTCGCAACCCTAGTCGTCTTTGGAGCGGCGCATACCGAACCGGAACAGGCTGCGCCGGACCTTGCGGCGCATGAAGCAGCGTTGGGTGACATCCATGAACGGCTTCTGAGCCTCTTCGATTTCAAGCATGTAGGGCTCAAGCTGCGGTCGCGAAATCTCGCGAAAGCCGAGCGAGGCATAGAAGGGGCCATTCCAG
This DNA window, taken from Hyphomonas sp. Mor2, encodes the following:
- the hemB gene encoding porphobilinogen synthase; this translates as MTTSFPQSFPATRLRRLRQSSWIRDLTAEHTLTPSDLIWSMVVHDGDEPRIPVDAMPGTERFNVTEAAAAAKRAAKLGIPAIAIFPHINPARKDEDGSESLNPDGLIPTVIKAMKDAAPEVGIICDVALDPFTSHGHDGLIDEAGYVLNDETTAVLLEQALVQAEAGADVVAPSDMMDGRIGAIRSALEENGFTNTMILSYAAKYASGFYGPYREAIGSATALIGDKKTYQQDPANTEEALREVAMDLQEGADMVMVKPGLPYLDIVRRVSETFAVPTFAFQVSGEYAMIQAAAQNGWIDGERVMLETLLSFKRAGASGIITYFAESAAQKLG
- a CDS encoding TIGR00341 family protein; the encoded protein is MRRLDLHVREGEAYETAMRAIRAAEPIDYVVIPLEQQDRRFVSVFLRDGTRQTLVDNLQACLEDERDWRLSIVEIDATLPDIPEDKDLKKRRASQRKMALREEIYQDVTRDAKLDRDFLIFVVLSTIVAAIGLHSNSVAGVIGAMVIAPLLGPILGFSLGAALGDRKLLFGAAQTLGIGVALALACSILISFMIPVDFSSRELMSRAEVRLDGVALAIAAGAAAALSLTRGANATLVGVMVAAALLPPGAAVGLFLGTGEFAFASRAALLLSLNVASLVLSALVVFRLRDIRPRTWLARKGADRAVAINMALSALLLVIAIVLILVLDLGATVSIG
- a CDS encoding DUF1801 domain-containing protein; amino-acid sequence: MAKAENKTKPTEVDPKDFVAAVESDKKRADAEILLGFFERVTGLKPKMWGPSLIGYGRYHYKYETGREGDMLMTGFSPRKANLVFYIMPGYRSDAMQDKLARLGKHKLGKSCLYVNKLADIDMDVLEEIVRDGVDYMRENYETWDA